The DNA sequence GGGAATTTCTGGCAGTTCTGCTGGAGGATTTACAATAATCAAAGAAGGTCAAGAACCCGGCAGAATAAAATAATATCAGAAGCAATATTACAAAGCGATTCCAGGGATAATTTTGCTACTTTCCGGGAGGAAGAATAATGCCTAGAATAGAAAAAGCAATTGAAATTATCAAAGAATCCCGGTTTTTGACAGCATTCTGCGGGGCAGGAATATCAGTGGAAAGTGGGATACCACCCTTTCGGGGAGAAGGCGGATTATGGAACCGATATGATCCTGATTGCCTTGATCTGGATACATATCTATATCATCCTGAACGCACCTGGAAACTCATTAAAGAGATATTTTATGACTTCTTTGGACAGGCAAAACCCAATCCGGCTCATTATGCTTTGGCAGAACTGGAAAAAATTGGCTATTTAAAATCAGTAATTACTCAAAATATTGATAACCTGCAACAAGAGGCAGGCAGCACTAATGTAATCGAATTTCATGGAAATTCTCATTTCTTTGTTTGCACAAGCTGCTCAACGAAATATAAACTATCGGAGCTTAAATTATCTAACACTCCACCTCTGTGTCCTG is a window from the Candidatus Stygibacter australis genome containing:
- a CDS encoding NAD-dependent deacylase, which encodes MPRIEKAIEIIKESRFLTAFCGAGISVESGIPPFRGEGGLWNRYDPDCLDLDTYLYHPERTWKLIKEIFYDFFGQAKPNPAHYALAELEKIGYLKSVITQNIDNLQQEAGSTNVIEFHGNSHFFVCTSCSTKYKLSELKLSNTPPLCPACGKLLKPDFIFFGEAIPALARDRAFRESEVTDVMLVIGTTGEVMPASMIPYIARQQGAFIIEINPGYSAYQNGVSNIVIRQPAGEVMPKIVKGVKGE